Below is a window of Lacrimispora xylanolytica DNA.
GAAGCTATTTTGGTAATGGATTATAACTATTTACTAGGGGAGAAACGCGTATGAAGGTGAATATATTAGGAAGCTGCATTTCACGTATATCACTGCTTGATGGTGATTGTTCAGGACATGGGATTGCACATGATCATATAGAAATGAAATACTTTTTAGACAAACAAAATATAGCATTGTCTGTTATGCCAGCTCCATTTTCTAAAAATGAAATAATGGATATATCTGCAGAAGAATTATGGGATAAATCACGTATCCATTCCTTACAACAATGTTTAAATAAATCCACAGTACATATGCTACTTGAATCTGATGCAGATTGGTTGGTTATGGATTTATTTGATATGCAAAATGATTTTGCTATCTATAAAGAAACAGCGTTTGCTACTTGTGCTCATGAATATATGCAAACAAAATGCTTTAATAAGTATAAAAAGGATATTCAGATTGCTAATCTTATGACGCTACCGAAATGGATATGGTATCCTTACGTTGATATATTTTTTGAAAAAATCATGAAAAAGTATGATGAAAATCATATTATATTAAATCGCTTTCGATCAAATACATATTATTTGGATAAAGACGGGCTGGTTAAGGAGATACCAAATAACTTTAAAAATCCGTTTCAGGCCAATGATAATTACAATCAACCCCTCAAAGAATTAGAAGATTATATTATCGAGAAATATAATCCTTATGTGATAGATCTTTCACAATATTTTATGGGAGATGCGACATTCTGGGATAATCTCAATGGAGCACATTTTGAAAAAGAATTCTATCGAGAGACCTATACTCAACTGATAAAAATAATACAGGGAGAAACAGACAATCGATATTATACTGAGCCTGATTTTTTTAACAAGTCCAGACGTGGCTATGAAGAGGATAAACTGAGGGTATTTGATATTGAACATGGAATTCAGACTCTAGATATGCTTATATCAAAAGAGGATTTCTTGTGGGTAAATGTTTTGGATAAACTGGATACATATGCTCCTGACGATGAAAGAGTGAAGGAATATAAGAAGTTTATGAATGATTTCTTTGTTTACGAGTAAGTTAATGAATATCCGGCAATAGAATATCGATAATTAATAATTTCCTTTAATTTGTTTTTAGAAGAAGATGCTCGTCAATGATAGGAATTTTAAAAACAGTAAAAAGTTTAGTAGTATTTAGTTATGATTTTATATGCTAATTTGTATGGGAATGGAGGTTAACTATGTTTTTCATATGCGGTATAAGCCAAGGCAGGAAACTGCTTGATTATTCAAAGACAATAATCTGTGGCCTGTGTGGAGGCTATGGCAGATATCAGGTTTATATGACCTATAGCTATTTTAGTGTATTTTTCATTCCTATCATTAAATGGGACCGTCGATATTACGTTCAGATGTCTTGCTGCAATACGATCTATGAGTTGAATGCAGAAAAGGGCAAGCAAATAAGCAGAAGAGAGTCGGTAGACATTACAGATCAGGATTTAACTATCATTGAGACTGGTAAAAGGACTACAGGGTGGAATCAAAAGGCCTGCACAAACTGCGGATATGAAACGTCAGAGGATTTTGAATATTGCCCGAAATGTGGGCAAAGATTCTAGACCCGATTGACAAATGTAATAATTAAGAATAGAAACAGCCGGTCATAGATATCAAAGACCGGCTGTTTGCGTTATGTTCCATATTAAATATTTTTTATATAACATTTTCCTAATCAACTGAAGGTGTAACGTAAGCGCATAGTTTCGGGGTATGACTCATAAATAATTTCCGGATCCTATTGCTAGGATTCGGAAATGAAAGCATTTTACTCCATTTTGTTCTTGCAAAGTTCTTGGACTGTTTTATCCCAAGGCGCAAGTTTTGCTATCTCATCATCTGACATGCCCTTGCTGGGACGATTCTCTAGCAAGAACTTCAGATATTCATATAGATTTAAGTCATACGCCTTTGCCATCTCTATGATAGTGAGATAGAGCGAATTGGCTGTCGCTCCTTCCGGAGTGTCTGAAAAGAGCCAGTTTTTCCGGCCTATAGTTACTGGACGGATTGAATTTTCGCTAAGGTTGTTGCTTAAGCTGCACCGGCCATCTTCCAGATATGTCATAAGAAAGTCTCGACGGTTTTTAATATATGTGATTGCTTTCTTAAGTTTGGCATTATCTCCGGGATTGACTTGGTTTGCCCACGCCAAGAAGCCCTCAACGACTGGTCTTTGGTCTTTGAGGCGACGATTGCCTATCTGTTTGTATGAGAGTCCTTTTTCCTTATAGACCCGTTCATACTCGAACAACTTATTACAATACAAGACTCCCTGTACTGCCGGATGACTGTAATCCTTCTCATGGCCTTTTGGGATAGCCTCCAATAGATATCTCCTGATATGTGCAAAGCAACAACAACGCCTGGCTTCATTCACCTTGTTGTAGCCCTTGTATGCATCTGTCATTAGATAAAATCCAGGTTCCATACCCTTTAGGAATTGTTTGATATTTTCTCCTGCTCTTGTGGGCGTGTAATTATAGAGGACGATAGGATTTAATCCATCTTCACCAGTTCGGACAACCCATAAATAAGATTTTGTCTGTGCCCGCCGGTCTTCCTCTTTTAATACCTGGATTGGTGTCTCGTCCATCATAAGGAATCTGCGTTTTAGCAGTTCCCTATGAAAGTAATCATACAGCGGCGTTATATATTCAATGCCAACTATAATAATCCAGTGTGCCATAGATGTTCGTCCTATTGGAGCGTTCATCTGCTGGAAATCCTGCTCCTGACGATAAAGAGGGATGTACAATCCGTACTTTCGATAAATGATATATGCCAGCAGGGATTCTGAAACATAACTTCCGGGAATCAATGCAGGCGTTCCATTATCCTTTATAAACTGTGGCTCCTCCGTATCCTTGCACTCTGGACATGAATACGTGGTTGCCATGTATTCGATACGCTCCAGCTTTGGCGGAGTATAAACGATTTCGCTTCGGATCAGTTCTGTTCCAATCGGAATCATTTGGGTTCCACAGATTGGACATGTTTTTTCCTCTTTGGTCAGTGTATCTACATTTAGCTGTCTGGTTGGAATATCCTTAAATTGTTCTGCTAAAGTAGGTTTCTTTTTTCGAGATTTCTTTGGAGCGGGGATAACTTCCGGTTCGATTAGTTCCACCGGTTTTTCGTCCTCTGTAAGATTGTCAAAAAGGTTCAATTGACCTGCGACGTCATCCACGCGGCGTTCACTGGAAGCACCAAAATACTTCTGGCGAAACCAAGCCAGTTCAGACTTAAGATTATCATTTTCAGCCTGCTGTTTATTCAATGCTTCCGCAAGTGTTTTGATCGTAGTATTTAGTTGTGAAATCATATCTTTAAGCTCAATGAGCTGGATATCTTTACTACTGTTGGCCACGTTTTTGCTCCTTAGTTTACTATAAAAAGTATACCATAAAAAGAGCGAAAAAGCCAGTAAAATCAAGGGTTTCAGCCGGTTTTAAGAGCTTTTGGCTGCTCGATTTCAAGCCCCGTCATAAGCCAGTCGAATTGTTGCCAGGTAATATTTTTTGCCTCATTGCTATTTCTTGGCCATCGATACTTGCCTTGAACAACGTCAAGCCGTTTATAGAGAAGAACCATTCCATCAGGCTCTCGGAGCAGAACCTTGATTCGGTCACATCGTCTGCCACAGAATAGATAAATTGATCTGGCATCCGGTTCCGCTTTCAACTGGTCTAGAATGATGGCGTAGAGTCCATCTATGGACTTACGCATATCCGTATAGCCTGTAATGATATAGATGTTGATTGCTGTGGAAATATCACCTAGCACAACATAACACCTCCCATGCATTTGAGAGTAGTTTCGATCAGGTTTTTATCTGTGTTATTAAAGAAGCGGATTGTTGCATTGCCAATCAGAATTTCAACCGTAGGCAATTCTTTGGTAGCAAGATCCGGAACAATGCAAGTATTTTGCTCTACTTGCAAAGGAGCAGGCATTGATGCCGAATCCGGCATTAAGTTAACCTTTACCACTTCCTGCAAAGGAGCAGATGTTTTCTTTCCTTGATCATCTAACATGGGGATCACCATTCCACGCTTACGAAGTCTACTGATCCAGTTATAAAAGGTGCCTGGATTAATATCATTCATTTGGCACCATTGATAGTCGGAGAGGCCGCTTTGTCGGCACTCCATGATGAGCAGAAACTGCTCATCGGCAGAAATTCGTTTTGATCTCATAATTGCTAGTCTCCGAAATAGAGTAAAATGCTTGCATTCTCGCAAAGGCTTAGAGTAAAACGCTCGCATTTCCTGATAACAATTATAAAGAAAAACGGTGCAATTTAAAATCCACCCTTAGATTAGGCGCTTACGGTGTAACTGCATTTATGCAGATATTCTATAGAATCAAATCATCAATTCCCCTCTTAGGAACATAATGAACCTGGTTATCATCCCTATAATACCGAATATCCCCATTTTCCTTCACTGGTACAATAACCACTTCTTCCTTAGGCTTCCCAAGTGCAAGAACCAAGTCAATGGAATAAAAGGCAGTGTCAATGCCTAATGCCTCTGCCAGGCGGCTTCTCTGCACGTTACCCAGTATGCATCCGCCATACCCTTTTTCAACCGCCCCCAGCATCATGGTCTGTGCAGCAATGCCATCATCATACAATTTATTTTTACCAAGAGACAGATCACATAATATAATAATATAGGCAGATGGGCGTTCTCCTTTTTTGGGACCATCCCATTCAGGCAGTGCTCCAGCCCAGCCAAGAGTCTCAAACACCTTTTCCGTTTCTTCCGGTGTATTACACAACCGGAATTTAAGAGCCTGGGAATTTGATGTGGAAGGTGTGAGCCTGGCAAGGTCCACCAGTTCTTTTAATTCTGCTGTCGGGATTTGTACCTCCTCATAAAATCTGCGGTATGTACGGGATTTAGTGATAAGATCTTTAAACATAACAGTACCTCCTGTTCCATATAATTCACATTGTGATTTTATTAAATTAATTAGTTGAAGTATAGCAGGAAATGATTGGGTCTGCAATGGGAGAAGTGCTAGGCATACATAGTATGCAAGTACGTATGCCGCCCATGCTCATGCACATGAAAAGTATAATGGTACTACGAAGCACCGTAAATACATTAAACTGAAGATGAGAAATTAGCAATAGCACAAGGCAAAGTGTACTAACAGACCAAGGATAATATGTTTAAGATATTCCTCTTTAGAATCCCTAATTCAAAAAAGGAATGGCCTGTATTCTATAAAGTGAAATTCCTATTGGACGTGGTATTAAAAGAACTCTAACGTCAAATTAGCACATAAACACCATCGAATCACCACATATATATCACCCGATGTCATTTCAGACTAATTATATTTCTTTTGTAAATTCCAATAGCTACATAAAAATCTACAAAAATCCAGATATTATGAGCCAAAAACCAATGAAAAATAAAATGGAAATCAGCATGTAGCGACCTTACAGCTCTAAATGCATGTAAAAATATTACAAAGATTTTACAAAAACAATACAAAAATCATACATTATGTGAATGGACAAATGAAAAGCAACTTAATTAAATTAATTTCAAGTGCACAAATTTATAATTATATTAAGCATCCACCCACCTTTCATTGTAATAATTTTTAAGAAATACCCCGATTTTAATTAAGAAAAAAATCATGAAAAGGTCATTGACTTTGTAATTCTAAGGTGTTAAACTTGGAATCGGTTTCAGGGTCGTAGGACAACATGAAACCGCGGCAACATATTACATAAAAAAATAAAAATCTATGTGGTCGCAAGGAGGAGAATTATTATGAAATTAACTACAAAGAAACTCGTACTTACAGGCGTAGCTGTATTAACAATGGCAGCAATCTCTGCATGTGGAAGCAAGACAACAGAGACAACAGCAGCTACTGAGGCTGAAGTAACAACAGAAGCAGCTACAACAGAAGCAGTTACAACAGAAGAAGCAACAACAACAGAAGAGACAACTTTAGAGTCTTCTGAAGAAGCTAGCACAGAAGAGACATCTGCAGAAGCAGCTGAGTCTGAGTCCGCAACAGAAGCATCTTCCGTAGAAGCTGAAACTACAAAGGCAGCTAACTAATTCAGTATTTATACCGAATTAATCTAGAATATGTTT
It encodes the following:
- a CDS encoding DUF6270 domain-containing protein, giving the protein MKVNILGSCISRISLLDGDCSGHGIAHDHIEMKYFLDKQNIALSVMPAPFSKNEIMDISAEELWDKSRIHSLQQCLNKSTVHMLLESDADWLVMDLFDMQNDFAIYKETAFATCAHEYMQTKCFNKYKKDIQIANLMTLPKWIWYPYVDIFFEKIMKKYDENHIILNRFRSNTYYLDKDGLVKEIPNNFKNPFQANDNYNQPLKELEDYIIEKYNPYVIDLSQYFMGDATFWDNLNGAHFEKEFYRETYTQLIKIIQGETDNRYYTEPDFFNKSRRGYEEDKLRVFDIEHGIQTLDMLISKEDFLWVNVLDKLDTYAPDDERVKEYKKFMNDFFVYE
- a CDS encoding zinc ribbon domain-containing protein translates to MFFICGISQGRKLLDYSKTIICGLCGGYGRYQVYMTYSYFSVFFIPIIKWDRRYYVQMSCCNTIYELNAEKGKQISRRESVDITDQDLTIIETGKRTTGWNQKACTNCGYETSEDFEYCPKCGQRF
- the tnpC gene encoding IS66 family transposase — its product is MANSSKDIQLIELKDMISQLNTTIKTLAEALNKQQAENDNLKSELAWFRQKYFGASSERRVDDVAGQLNLFDNLTEDEKPVELIEPEVIPAPKKSRKKKPTLAEQFKDIPTRQLNVDTLTKEEKTCPICGTQMIPIGTELIRSEIVYTPPKLERIEYMATTYSCPECKDTEEPQFIKDNGTPALIPGSYVSESLLAYIIYRKYGLYIPLYRQEQDFQQMNAPIGRTSMAHWIIIVGIEYITPLYDYFHRELLKRRFLMMDETPIQVLKEEDRRAQTKSYLWVVRTGEDGLNPIVLYNYTPTRAGENIKQFLKGMEPGFYLMTDAYKGYNKVNEARRCCCFAHIRRYLLEAIPKGHEKDYSHPAVQGVLYCNKLFEYERVYKEKGLSYKQIGNRRLKDQRPVVEGFLAWANQVNPGDNAKLKKAITYIKNRRDFLMTYLEDGRCSLSNNLSENSIRPVTIGRKNWLFSDTPEGATANSLYLTIIEMAKAYDLNLYEYLKFLLENRPSKGMSDDEIAKLAPWDKTVQELCKNKME
- the tnpB gene encoding IS66 family insertion sequence element accessory protein TnpB (TnpB, as the term is used for proteins encoded by IS66 family insertion elements, is considered an accessory protein, since TnpC, encoded by a neighboring gene, is a DDE family transposase.); translation: MLGDISTAINIYIITGYTDMRKSIDGLYAIILDQLKAEPDARSIYLFCGRRCDRIKVLLREPDGMVLLYKRLDVVQGKYRWPRNSNEAKNITWQQFDWLMTGLEIEQPKALKTG
- the tnpA gene encoding IS66 family insertion sequence element accessory protein TnpA — translated: MRSKRISADEQFLLIMECRQSGLSDYQWCQMNDINPGTFYNWISRLRKRGMVIPMLDDQGKKTSAPLQEVVKVNLMPDSASMPAPLQVEQNTCIVPDLATKELPTVEILIGNATIRFFNNTDKNLIETTLKCMGGVMLC
- a CDS encoding nitroreductase family protein; translated protein: MFKDLITKSRTYRRFYEEVQIPTAELKELVDLARLTPSTSNSQALKFRLCNTPEETEKVFETLGWAGALPEWDGPKKGERPSAYIIILCDLSLGKNKLYDDGIAAQTMMLGAVEKGYGGCILGNVQRSRLAEALGIDTAFYSIDLVLALGKPKEEVVIVPVKENGDIRYYRDDNQVHYVPKRGIDDLIL